The window AAGGACCTGGCGTCATTTTAACCGGTTTTTCTTTTATTCACTTTGTACTACGAAATGGCATATATATAAATAGAAATCAATAAGGGGGAGAATGATTGTTACTTTCGGAACTTGCAGAAAAAGAACTTATTCAAGTTAAGGACGGCGCAAGATATGGCAAATTAGCAGACACTGAATTACTCTTCAATCCTGAGAATGGGAAAATTGAGGGGTTCGAAGTTTTTCAAAAAACAGGATCATTTTTTCAAGGCAGCAAGTCTGGCAAGAAAAAGGAATTTATTGCATGGGAAGAAATTATTCTTATTGGAAAAGATAGAATCCTGTTTAATGAAGCTAACAATGAAATTGGAGATAGTGAATATTCGTGAAAAATAAATGTGCAATCGTAGGTACAGATGCCCGTCTACCGTTTTTACAGGAAACATTAGAAAACATACTAGATGTGAAATTATTTCCAACGATGATTTGGACGGAAGAACTCAAAGCTGCAATAATCGATTTTCAGCCTACCATTATCTTTTTACCTATACCACCATTACAAATAGAAAGTTCTTTCGTTTTGCCAGAGTCATG is drawn from Psychrobacillus sp. INOP01 and contains these coding sequences:
- a CDS encoding YlmC/YmxH family sporulation protein, which gives rise to MLLSELAEKELIQVKDGARYGKLADTELLFNPENGKIEGFEVFQKTGSFFQGSKSGKKKEFIAWEEIILIGKDRILFNEANNEIGDSEYS